A region from the Salvelinus fontinalis isolate EN_2023a chromosome 23, ASM2944872v1, whole genome shotgun sequence genome encodes:
- the LOC129821529 gene encoding gamma-crystallin M2-like, whose product MDRIGKIIFYEDKNFQGRHFECCSDCPELSSHFSRCNSIRVESGNWVLYERPNYLGTQYILTSGEYPDYLRWMGYNDSIRSCRVIRNTSGKFRIRLYERPDFAGQMMEFSEDNPNLPEHWRHPEVHSCNVMDGAWVFYEHPNYRGHQHLLERGEYRHFNDWRSNVGSIRRVQNL is encoded by the exons ATGGACCGCATCGGAAAG ATTATCTTCTATGAGGACAAAAACTTCCAGGGTCGCCACTTTGAATGCTGTAGCGATTGCCCTGAGCTGAGTTCCCACTTTAGCCGCTGTAACTCCATCCGTGTGGAGAGTGGGAACTGGGTGTTGTACGAGAGGCCCAACTACCTGGGCACTCAGTACATTTTGACCAGCGGGGAGTACCCCGACTACCTGCGCTGGATGGGCTACAATGACAGCATCAGGTCCTGCCGCGTCATCCGCAAC ACCTCTGGCAAGTTCAGGATCCGCCTCTATGAGCGTCCTGACTTTGCAGGTCAGATGATGGAGTTCAGCGAAGACAACCCGAACCTCCCCGAGCACTGGCGTCACCCCGAGGTGCACTCCTGCAATGTGATGGATGGCGCCTGGGTGTTCTACGAGCACCCCAATTACCGCGGCCACCAGCACCTACTGGAGAGGGGCGAGTACCGCCACTTCAATGACTGGAGGTCCAACGTGGGGTCCATTCGCCGCGTTCAGAACCTTTAG
- the crygs4 gene encoding crystallin, gamma S4, translated as MEKKCNTLSLLFQQIVFYEDRNFQGRSYDCKGDSADLHDFFARCNSCRVEGSWWVLYERPNYMGYQYIIGPGEYADYQHWMGFNDCIRSCRVIKKTTGPYKLRLFERPNFDGQSLEVTENLPSVQERFHSREIHSCKVQEGSWVFFEHPNYRGRQYLLERGEYHRYTEWGALHATVGSIRRIIATGER; from the exons ATGGAGAAG AAATGTAACACGCTGTCTCTTCTCTTCCAACAGATTGTGTTTTATGAGGACAGGAACTTCCAGGGGCGGTCCTACGACTGCAAAGGAGACTCCGCTGACCTGCATGACTTTTTCGCTCGATGCAACTCTTGTCGGGTGGAGGGCAGCTGGTGGGTCCTCTATGAGCGCCCCAACTACATGGGTTACCAGTACATCATAGGCCCCGGGGAGTATGCAGACTACCAGCACTGGATGGGCTTCAACGACTGCATAAGATCCTGTCGGGTCATCAAAAAA ACCACTGGCCCCTACAAGCTGAGGCTGTTCGAGAGGCCCAACTtcgatggtcagtccctggaggTGACTGAGAACCTGCCCTCTGTCCAGGAACGTTTCCACAGCCGCGAGATCCACTCCTGCAAGGTCCAGGAGGGTTCCTGGGTCTTCTTCGAGCACCCCAACTACCGCGGCCGCCAGTACCTGCTAGAGAGGGGGGAGTACCATCGCTACACCGAGTGGGGAGCTCTGCATGCCACCGTGGGCTCCATCCGTCGCATCATAGCCACTGGAGAGAGATGA